A DNA window from Coffea arabica cultivar ET-39 chromosome 6c, Coffea Arabica ET-39 HiFi, whole genome shotgun sequence contains the following coding sequences:
- the LOC113692003 gene encoding uncharacterized protein isoform X1, with amino-acid sequence MSSRKEDEKNERIIRNLLKLPDNRRCINCNSLGPQYVCVNFWTFVCTNCSGIHREFTHRVKSISMAKFTSQEVSALQGGGNASAKEIYLKEWDPQRQSLPDGSNNVERLRDFIKHVYVERRYSGERIFEKPPRVKGESEDSQENRRIDSFQSGSRSPPYDDDRRYSDRPSPGGRSPGYDQDHRQYDKRSPARTEVVNDWRREDRFGNGRRSEDIRVSDGGSKLGSRSPDRQRDLDVSSPPVVRPVRDILGENVSPLRVLEPPKANGPKSADVSTRTQRTASSSSLASSNGNPAEIKIEASLIDFDAAPEPPVPAPVQPQQSAASTSIAQTTSPSSDNWANFDSVAEVKASQPPVNSNPLESVLSQLSVPASVSGHVAVTPGIGNALHNASVGTSSAFPNVSPVTSFGLPFGNVAPNSVTANNSTASSTGNPAAAPGPVASLPIPGGNSFGNAVTGGQWLQPQPHSSFPAVGGQPLSQPLTPASVGPSSNQPWNPLFAPNAQVLPGANLQASQAVMRPGLDASTGVATQNSQEAKSSGRRELPEDLFSFSYPSMPVRVPGWHGSPAHGMGFNMQYNMPMPMQPTFPQSSKSTNPFDVSADPSPAAAFPSMASLQGALPPLAAPAGLLQTSSLGAPLAHPSALLPNGPPYASIMPSSTLMSSATNLMQQLPGNMAPRPHGQVSYGIESGAFGPLSSNPQLSVLQSVPAAPNTFSSIGGNPFG; translated from the exons ATGTCGAGTCGGAAGGAGGATGAAAAGAATGAGCGGATTATACGGAATTTGCTCAAGTTACCCGATAATCGGAGGTGTATTAACTGTAATAGCTTG GGGCCTCAATATGTGTGCGTTAACTTCTGGACATTTGTCTGCACAAACTGCAGTGGGATACA TCGGGAGTTTACCCATAGAGTGAAGTCAATATCTATGGCTAAATTCACTTCACAAGAAGTTAGTGCCCTTCAAGGGGGAGGAAATGCG AGTGCAAAAGAAATTTATCTTAAGGAATGGGATCCACAGCGTCAGTCTCTTCCAGATGGCAG TAATAATGTGGAAAGGCTTCGAGATTTCATTAAACATGTTTATGTAGAAAGGAGATATTCCGGTGAAAGGATCTTTGAGAAGCCTCCAAGGGTGAAG GGGGAAAGCGAGGACTCTCAAGAAAACAGGAGGATAGATAGTTTCCAGAGTGGTTCTCGAAGCCCACCATATGATGATGACCGTCGTTATAGTGATAGACCAAGTCCAGGTGGAAGAAGTCCAGGGTATGATCAAGATCATCGGCAATATGATAAGAGAAGTCCTGCTCGCACAGAAGTAGTCAATGACTGGCGACGTGAAGATAGATTTGGTAATGGAAGGAGATCAGAGGATATAAGAGTTTCTGATGGAGGTTCTAAGCTTGGTAGTAGGTCGCCAGATCGTCAAAGAGATCTAGATGTGTCCAGTCCGCCAGTGGTACGACCTGTGAGAGATATTTTGGGAGAGAATGTATCTCCTCTTCGTGTTCTTGAACCTCCAAAAGCCAATGGCCCCAAGTCTGCTGATGTTTCCACACGCACTCAG AGAACCGCATCTTCCAGTAGCTTGGCATCCTCTAATGGGAACCCGGCTGAAATTAAAATTGAAGCTTCATTAATTGATTTTGATGCTGCTCCAGAACCTCCTGTACCTGCACCGGTGCAGCCACAGCAATCAGCTGCAAGCACATCCATAGCACAGACAACATCACCTAGCAGTGATAACTGGGCAAATTTTGATTCTGTCGCTGAGGTGAAAGCATCTCAGCCACCTGTTAACTCCAATCCGCTGGAATCTGTGCTTTCTCAGCTGTCAGTGCCAGCATCTGTATCTGGTCATGTTGCCGTGACTCCGGGAATTGGTAATGCCTTGCATAATGCCTCCGTAGGCACCTCGTCAGCTTTCCCAAATGTTTCACCTGTTACATCTTTTGGTTTGCCTTTTGGCAATGTTGCTCCCAATTCTGTGACAGCAAACAACTCCACAGCATCTTCAACTGGTAATCCAGCAGCAGCCCCTGGACCTGTTGCATCACTGCCAATTCCAGGTGGTAATTCATTTGGAAATGCAGTTACTGGAGGACAATGGTTACAACCTCAGCCACATTCTTCGTTCCCTGCTGTTGGTGGCCAACCTTTGTCTCAACCACTCACTCCAGCTTCTGTTGGACCTTCAAGCAATCAG CCATGGAACCCGTTATTTGCACCAAATGCTCAAGTGCTTCCTGGTGCAAATCTACAAGCATCACAAGCTGTTATGAGACCTGGCTTGGATGCCAGTACTGGTGTAGCTACACAAAACTCTCAGGAAGCTAAATCTAGTGGCAGAAGGGAACTGCCTGAG GATTTGTTCAGTTTTAGTTATCCATCAATGCCAGTACGAGTTCCTGGTTGGCATGGTAGTCCAGCACATGGGATGGGATTTAACATGCAATACAACATGCCGATG CCCATGCAGCCCACCTTCCCTCAGTCCTCAAAATCGACAAATCCTTTTGATGTCAGCGCTGATCCTTCTCCTGCTGCAGCA TTTCCCTCAATGGCATCATTGCAAGGTGCATTACCACCCTTGGCAGCTCCTGCAGGCCTTCTTCAAACTTCCAGTCTTGGTGCCCCTTTGGCCCATCCATCAGCACTGCTGCCTAATGGACCTCCTTATGCATCTATTATGCCTTCAAGTACTTTGATGTCTTCTG CTACAAACTTGATGCAGCAGCTGCCTGGTAACATGGCACCAAG GCCACATGGACAAGTTAGTTATGGCATTGAGAGTGGTGCTTTTGGACCTCTAAGTTCAAATCCGCAGCTGAGTGTGTTACAGTCAGTACCGGCTGCACCAAATACCTTCTCTTCTATTGGAGGGAACCCATTTGGGTGA
- the LOC113692003 gene encoding uncharacterized protein isoform X2 codes for MSSRKEDEKNERIIRNLLKLPDNRRCINCNSLGPQYVCVNFWTFVCTNCSGIHREFTHRVKSISMAKFTSQEVSALQGGGNASAKEIYLKEWDPQRQSLPDGSNNVERLRDFIKHVYVERRYSGERIFEKPPRVKGESEDSQENRRIDSFQSGSRSPPYDDDRRYSDRPSPGGRSPGYDQDHRQYDKRSPARTEVVNDWRREDRFGNGRRSEDIRVSDGGSKLGSRSPDRQRDLDVSSPPVVRPVRDILGENVSPLRVLEPPKANGPKSADVSTRTQRTASSSSLASSNGNPAEIKIEASLIDFDAAPEPPVPAPVQPQQSAASTSIAQTTSPSSDNWANFDSVAEVKASQPPVNSNPLESVLSQLSVPASVSGHVAVTPGIGNALHNASVGTSSAFPNVSPVTSFGLPFGNVAPNSVTANNSTASSTGNPAAAPGPVASLPIPGGNSFGNAVTGGQWLQPQPHSSFPAVGGQPLSQPLTPASVGPSSNQPWNPLFAPNAQVLPGANLQASQAVMRPGLDASTGVATQNSQEAKSSGRRELPEDLFSFSYPSMPVRVPGWHGSPAHGMGFNMQYNMPMPMQPTFPQSSKSTNPFDVSADPSPAAAFPSMASLQGALPPLAAPAGLLQTSSLGAPLAHPSALLPNGPPYASIMPSTTNLMQQLPGNMAPRPHGQVSYGIESGAFGPLSSNPQLSVLQSVPAAPNTFSSIGGNPFG; via the exons ATGTCGAGTCGGAAGGAGGATGAAAAGAATGAGCGGATTATACGGAATTTGCTCAAGTTACCCGATAATCGGAGGTGTATTAACTGTAATAGCTTG GGGCCTCAATATGTGTGCGTTAACTTCTGGACATTTGTCTGCACAAACTGCAGTGGGATACA TCGGGAGTTTACCCATAGAGTGAAGTCAATATCTATGGCTAAATTCACTTCACAAGAAGTTAGTGCCCTTCAAGGGGGAGGAAATGCG AGTGCAAAAGAAATTTATCTTAAGGAATGGGATCCACAGCGTCAGTCTCTTCCAGATGGCAG TAATAATGTGGAAAGGCTTCGAGATTTCATTAAACATGTTTATGTAGAAAGGAGATATTCCGGTGAAAGGATCTTTGAGAAGCCTCCAAGGGTGAAG GGGGAAAGCGAGGACTCTCAAGAAAACAGGAGGATAGATAGTTTCCAGAGTGGTTCTCGAAGCCCACCATATGATGATGACCGTCGTTATAGTGATAGACCAAGTCCAGGTGGAAGAAGTCCAGGGTATGATCAAGATCATCGGCAATATGATAAGAGAAGTCCTGCTCGCACAGAAGTAGTCAATGACTGGCGACGTGAAGATAGATTTGGTAATGGAAGGAGATCAGAGGATATAAGAGTTTCTGATGGAGGTTCTAAGCTTGGTAGTAGGTCGCCAGATCGTCAAAGAGATCTAGATGTGTCCAGTCCGCCAGTGGTACGACCTGTGAGAGATATTTTGGGAGAGAATGTATCTCCTCTTCGTGTTCTTGAACCTCCAAAAGCCAATGGCCCCAAGTCTGCTGATGTTTCCACACGCACTCAG AGAACCGCATCTTCCAGTAGCTTGGCATCCTCTAATGGGAACCCGGCTGAAATTAAAATTGAAGCTTCATTAATTGATTTTGATGCTGCTCCAGAACCTCCTGTACCTGCACCGGTGCAGCCACAGCAATCAGCTGCAAGCACATCCATAGCACAGACAACATCACCTAGCAGTGATAACTGGGCAAATTTTGATTCTGTCGCTGAGGTGAAAGCATCTCAGCCACCTGTTAACTCCAATCCGCTGGAATCTGTGCTTTCTCAGCTGTCAGTGCCAGCATCTGTATCTGGTCATGTTGCCGTGACTCCGGGAATTGGTAATGCCTTGCATAATGCCTCCGTAGGCACCTCGTCAGCTTTCCCAAATGTTTCACCTGTTACATCTTTTGGTTTGCCTTTTGGCAATGTTGCTCCCAATTCTGTGACAGCAAACAACTCCACAGCATCTTCAACTGGTAATCCAGCAGCAGCCCCTGGACCTGTTGCATCACTGCCAATTCCAGGTGGTAATTCATTTGGAAATGCAGTTACTGGAGGACAATGGTTACAACCTCAGCCACATTCTTCGTTCCCTGCTGTTGGTGGCCAACCTTTGTCTCAACCACTCACTCCAGCTTCTGTTGGACCTTCAAGCAATCAG CCATGGAACCCGTTATTTGCACCAAATGCTCAAGTGCTTCCTGGTGCAAATCTACAAGCATCACAAGCTGTTATGAGACCTGGCTTGGATGCCAGTACTGGTGTAGCTACACAAAACTCTCAGGAAGCTAAATCTAGTGGCAGAAGGGAACTGCCTGAG GATTTGTTCAGTTTTAGTTATCCATCAATGCCAGTACGAGTTCCTGGTTGGCATGGTAGTCCAGCACATGGGATGGGATTTAACATGCAATACAACATGCCGATG CCCATGCAGCCCACCTTCCCTCAGTCCTCAAAATCGACAAATCCTTTTGATGTCAGCGCTGATCCTTCTCCTGCTGCAGCA TTTCCCTCAATGGCATCATTGCAAGGTGCATTACCACCCTTGGCAGCTCCTGCAGGCCTTCTTCAAACTTCCAGTCTTGGTGCCCCTTTGGCCCATCCATCAGCACTGCTGCCTAATGGACCTCCTTATGCATCTATTATGCCTTCAA CTACAAACTTGATGCAGCAGCTGCCTGGTAACATGGCACCAAG GCCACATGGACAAGTTAGTTATGGCATTGAGAGTGGTGCTTTTGGACCTCTAAGTTCAAATCCGCAGCTGAGTGTGTTACAGTCAGTACCGGCTGCACCAAATACCTTCTCTTCTATTGGAGGGAACCCATTTGGGTGA